The stretch of DNA CTTGGGATCCTGAATTGATCGAAAAAGATTATCAAAATACGGCTGATGAAGCAAAGGCCAGTGGTAATCAAGTTGCTTTTGCACCAATGGTAGACCTCGTTCGAGACGCACGTTGGGGTCGGGTCCTGGAATCAACGGGAGAGGATCCCTTATTAAATTCACAATACGCTAGTGCTATGGTACGAGGATTTCAACATAATTTTGATGCTAAGCATGGGATTGCGGCCTGTGTAAAACATTTCGCAGCATATGGTGCCGTTGAGAGTGGCAAGGAATACAACTCGGTTGATATGTCAGAACGTGAGTTACGTCAAAATTATTTGCCATCATATAAGGCAGCAGTTGATGCAGGAACCAAGTTAGTGATGACAGCATTTAATACGATGAATGGTGTACCGATTACTGGTAATAAGTGGTTGTTGAAGGATATTCTTCGTGATGAATGGGGATTTGATGGCATAATCATCAGTGATTATGCGGCAGTTGCCGAATTGGTCAATCATGGATTTGTTCCTACTAATCATGAAGCTACTGAACAAGCTTTCAACGCTACCGTAGACATTGATATGAAATCACCATGTTATGCGAATGAGCTTCAACCGTTATTAAAGGAAGGCCGTATTGACGTACAAAAAATTGACGAGGCCTGCTGGCGGGTGTTGAAGTTGAAGAACGAAATGGGCTTATTTGAAGACCCATATCGTGGTGCTAGTGTTGAAGCTGAAAAAGAACAATTAATTACGCCTAAAAAGCGTGCATTAGCACGAAAAACGGCTAATGAAGCTAGTGTCTTACTTAAAAATGATGGGATCCTACCATTATCTTCAGATCAAAAAGTTGCTTTAATTGGTCCATACAGTAATAGCCAAGAGTTGATTGGCCTTTGGGCAGTTCATGGCGATACTAAAGATGTGATTAGTATTGAAACGGCCTTTAATGAAAAAGTTGATGCTGGTCATCTAAGATCAACATTAGGAACTAGTCTCATGGCAGCAGATGATAACTACCAAGGAATGGGAATGAGCGAATCCCAATTCAAGCAAGCGATCTTATCGTCGGATGAACAGAAAAAAGAAGATCAAAAAGTAGCCGAATTGAGTGCTTGGGCTGATGTTGTTGTGATGCCAGTGGGTGAACATACTGTTCAAAGTGGTGAAGCAGGTAGTCGTGCAAATATTAATTTACCAGCACAGCAAGTTGCTTTAATTCATCGTGTTGCCAAATCTGGCAAGCCAATTGTTTTGGTGACGATTAGTGGTCGACCTTTGGTTCTTTCGGATGTTGAAACCGACGCGAGTGCCATTTTACAAGCTTGGTTCCCAGGAACTGAGGGCGGGCATGCGATTGCTGATATTATTTTTGGAAAAACGAATCCATCAGGCCGACTCTCAATGGGCTTTCCACGCAGTGTTGGTCAGTTGCCACAGTATTATAGTCATTTGAGTACTGGTCGGTCACCATTAACTTCTGGGCATAGTAGTCGTTATATGTCGAAGTATACGGATGTTAAAGATGGCCCATTATATCCATTTGGCTTTGGGTTGTCTTATCATCAAGCTGAATATCGAAATTTAACGTTAAGTCAAGACAAGATGATGGCTGATCAGACGTTGCAAGTTTCGGTTGAGTTAGAGAATAGCTCAGCAATTGCTGGTACGGAAACAGTCCAACTATATTTGCAGGATGTGTTTGCGAGTGTTGTTCAACCTGTGAAAGTATTAAAAGACTATCAAAGAGTGACCCTAAAAGCTTACGAGACCAAGACAATTGTATTTACAATCACCGCCGAGATGTTACAATTCTACGGTCAACAGAATCAGTTGACGATTGAACCAGGTCAATTTAATGTATTTGTTGGGAATAACAGTCGGGATTGCATGAAAACAAGCTTTGAGTTTATCTAAAAATTTCAGCCGAGGATACTAGTCAAATATGATTGGAATTCTCGGCTTTTTTGGTGCAATAAAATATTTTTGAAAGTAATTATCCGTTAAATTAACTGCGCTGAATTTTGGGGCATAAGCTACTTTCAATACAATATCTTTACAAAATCATGATAGTCCTCAAACCACATTGCGCTATGGTTAAGCTAATCAAATGATTAGTGGAGGGTGACAAATGAGTAATATCGTTCAAGTGGGATCACTGCGATTGACAATTCTAACCACCAAGTTAATCCGAATTGAATATTCAGAGACGGCAGTTTTCGAAGACCAGTTCACGCAATTGGTTCAGAATCGTGACTTTGCACCATGTGAATTTACGGTAGTGAAGTCATCACAACAACATGAACTTGAAATTATCACGACTGGTTTTCATCTATATTACGATGGTGGTCATCCGGCCGAGGGAAATCTGTATATTGACGCCGCACACAACTATAGTACTTATGACAGTCGTTGGTTCTTTGGCGATCGGGTGGCGAAAAACTTAAAAGGGACCATCCGAACACTCGATAAAGCAGATGGTGCGGTGCCACTGCCGGATGGGTTAATGTCAAAAGATGGCATTAGTGTTTTAGATGATTCTAAATCGTTCACGTTGATGGGAGCGCAAGTTGTTCCACGACAAACGGTTGAAACCGATTTGTATTATTTTGCTTATGGTCGTGACTACCAAACGACGCTTAAAGTTTATTATCAGCTTACGGGATTACCACCCCTCATTCCACGCTTTGCATTGGGCAATTGGTGGAGTCGATTCTATCGCTATACCCAGCGTGAATACTTGGATTTGATGACGAAATTTGATCAACGCCAAGTTCCAATTAGCGTGGCAGTCTTAGACATGGATTGGCATCCAACTAAGATTCCCGCTAAGTATGGGAGTGGTTGGACCGGATACACTTGGAATCAGGACTACTTTCCAAATCCCAAAGCGCTATTACAAACGCTACACGCACAAGGCCGCAAAGTAACCTTGAATGTCCATCCGGCTGCCGGAATTCGGGCTAATGAAGCTTGTTATCCAGCAGTTGCACGACAACTACAGTTAACGGCGGGCCAGCCAGCCCTTTTTAATTTGCAAAATGCGGCCTTTAAACAAGCCTACTTCGAGCTGGTCCATCGACCGTTAGAACAAGCTGGGGTTGATTTCTGGTGGCTCGATTGGCAACAGGGTGGTGCCCGCAGTCAACGTAAAGTCGATCCACTTTGGCTGTTGAACATCGATCATTATCAGGATAGTGCCAAGCAGCATGCGGGAACCGGTCTGATCCTATCACGTTATGCTGGTCCGGGCAGTCACCGCTATCCAATTGGTTTTTCGGGTGACACGGTGGCTTCATGGGCTTCCTTACAGTTCCAGCCGTACTTTACCGCAACGGCAACTAACATTGGCTATACGTGGTGGAGTCATGATATCGGCGGGCATATGCATGGGGCTTATGATGCCGAATTGAGTTTACGCTGGTTACAATTAGGCGTCTTTAGTCCTATCTTGCGGTTACACAGTTCTAGCAACCCATTTATGAGTAAAGAACCTTGGAATTATCCGACTGAAATCGCGACAATGATGATTCAGTTCTTACAACTACGGGCTCAGCTCCTCCCATATCTTGATAGTGCTAATGAGGATACGCATCGTGCTGGAGTGCCACTGATTCAGCCGATGTACTATGGGCATGGGGATGACGCGCAAGCTTATCAGGTGCCAAATGAGTATCAGTTTGGTCCGGCAATGATTGTTGCACCCATTACAACGCCGGTAGTGTCACAGACTCAGCTGGCTAGTACGCCGGTCTGGCTACCGACCGGTGAATGGGTTGATTTCTTTACTGGTTTGCGCTATCACGGCAATCGGTATTTTCAAGCGTATCGTGAACGACAAAATCTGCCGGTCTTTGTCAGAATGGGGTGTATTGTGCCATTGAATCCTGATGTGATGGCACCAGCTGGAGATTTGCCAACTAACTTAAAATTGAAAATTTTTGTTGGGGCACAAGGAACCTACAAACTGGTTGAACATCAGGGCGCTGCCACTGCAACGACAACGTTTATTTGGCATGATGCTGAACGTCAACTGGAAATAGTTGTGATAGATCCACAACAAATTATCCCAGCGGATCGTCAATATGACCCCCAATTAGTTGGGGCGACAGGCACAGCGGTTATGACCGACAATCAAACGATCAGCTTTGAGGATTTTGCTGTGCGGGGTAAAGATGATTCGGTGATGATAATGCCTTTAATTCAACAGCGATTACAATTTGCTAATTTGCCGTTTGATTTAAAACGAGATATTTGGCGAACACTATCATCAGGCATAAGCAAAGATCGGTGTTTGGCCTACATTGCCACGCTAGAAAACGCTAGTCTGCAAGGCATGCTAATGGAATTGTTCACTTGTGTTTATTAAATTAGCCTAGTCACTATATAGAATAGTAGCAACGAGAGTTCCCAGTTTTTTGGAATTCTCATTGCTACTATTCTTTTAATTTACTTCAATGAATCATTGCAAAACTATTCGTTTACAGCTTAGATGGCGTAACAATTAGGCGACTCACAAAGTATTAATTGAATTATAAATAAAAGTTACGCAATTTTATGCAATCGCTTGCAAAAGCGATGGAAACGTTTTATATTAAAGCGTGTAGTGTAATTCGGATTGGAGGAAGTAAGATGGCAACCATTAAAGATGT from Lactiplantibacillus brownii encodes:
- the bglX gene encoding beta-glucosidase BglX — encoded protein: MEDKKLHAVLDHLTLQEKIGQLIQLPGNFFDVHTATTGPEKKLGIDAAVVDMCGSVLNVAGAEKTRRVQDQHLKKNKIPLLFMSDIVYGFKTIYPIPLGLGATWDPELIEKDYQNTADEAKASGNQVAFAPMVDLVRDARWGRVLESTGEDPLLNSQYASAMVRGFQHNFDAKHGIAACVKHFAAYGAVESGKEYNSVDMSERELRQNYLPSYKAAVDAGTKLVMTAFNTMNGVPITGNKWLLKDILRDEWGFDGIIISDYAAVAELVNHGFVPTNHEATEQAFNATVDIDMKSPCYANELQPLLKEGRIDVQKIDEACWRVLKLKNEMGLFEDPYRGASVEAEKEQLITPKKRALARKTANEASVLLKNDGILPLSSDQKVALIGPYSNSQELIGLWAVHGDTKDVISIETAFNEKVDAGHLRSTLGTSLMAADDNYQGMGMSESQFKQAILSSDEQKKEDQKVAELSAWADVVVMPVGEHTVQSGEAGSRANINLPAQQVALIHRVAKSGKPIVLVTISGRPLVLSDVETDASAILQAWFPGTEGGHAIADIIFGKTNPSGRLSMGFPRSVGQLPQYYSHLSTGRSPLTSGHSSRYMSKYTDVKDGPLYPFGFGLSYHQAEYRNLTLSQDKMMADQTLQVSVELENSSAIAGTETVQLYLQDVFASVVQPVKVLKDYQRVTLKAYETKTIVFTITAEMLQFYGQQNQLTIEPGQFNVFVGNNSRDCMKTSFEFI
- a CDS encoding glycoside hydrolase family 31 protein; the protein is MSNIVQVGSLRLTILTTKLIRIEYSETAVFEDQFTQLVQNRDFAPCEFTVVKSSQQHELEIITTGFHLYYDGGHPAEGNLYIDAAHNYSTYDSRWFFGDRVAKNLKGTIRTLDKADGAVPLPDGLMSKDGISVLDDSKSFTLMGAQVVPRQTVETDLYYFAYGRDYQTTLKVYYQLTGLPPLIPRFALGNWWSRFYRYTQREYLDLMTKFDQRQVPISVAVLDMDWHPTKIPAKYGSGWTGYTWNQDYFPNPKALLQTLHAQGRKVTLNVHPAAGIRANEACYPAVARQLQLTAGQPALFNLQNAAFKQAYFELVHRPLEQAGVDFWWLDWQQGGARSQRKVDPLWLLNIDHYQDSAKQHAGTGLILSRYAGPGSHRYPIGFSGDTVASWASLQFQPYFTATATNIGYTWWSHDIGGHMHGAYDAELSLRWLQLGVFSPILRLHSSSNPFMSKEPWNYPTEIATMMIQFLQLRAQLLPYLDSANEDTHRAGVPLIQPMYYGHGDDAQAYQVPNEYQFGPAMIVAPITTPVVSQTQLASTPVWLPTGEWVDFFTGLRYHGNRYFQAYRERQNLPVFVRMGCIVPLNPDVMAPAGDLPTNLKLKIFVGAQGTYKLVEHQGAATATTTFIWHDAERQLEIVVIDPQQIIPADRQYDPQLVGATGTAVMTDNQTISFEDFAVRGKDDSVMIMPLIQQRLQFANLPFDLKRDIWRTLSSGISKDRCLAYIATLENASLQGMLMELFTCVY